In Primulina huaijiensis isolate GDHJ02 chromosome 6, ASM1229523v2, whole genome shotgun sequence, a single window of DNA contains:
- the LOC140979496 gene encoding uncharacterized protein isoform X2: protein MKTMLSGDGEIEPSADQNFQLTVEICDEDIISLLFHKLPILGWETRKFLVHCWSILLKQKVDLTHCCVQYMENHLELLDFLIVCYDNKEIALNCGNMLRECINCPTLAKHILESPSFELFFKFVELPNFDVTSDAFSTFKDLLTKHASAVSEYLTTHYNEFFEQYEKLLTSVNYVTRRQSLKLLSEFLLESLNSQIMKRYIAEVRHLKVMMTLLKDSSRNILISAFHVFKVISILYFLTSNFLKYLVFFVNSGFWIP from the exons ATGAAAACTATGTTGTCAGGAGATGGAGAAATCGAACCAAGTgctgatcaaaattttcaactcaCAGTTGAAATCTGTGATGAAGATATTATTTCTCTTCTGTTCCACAAGTTACCAATTCTGGGATGGGAA ACCAGGAAATTTTTAGTCCACTGTTGGTCTATATTGCTTAAACAAAAGGTTGATTTAACACATTGTTGTGTGCAATACATGGAAAATCATTTGGAACTGCTTGACTTCCTCATTGTTTG CTATGACAACAAGGAAATTGCTCTGAACTGTGGGAATATGCTAAGGGAATGTATCAACTGTCCAACACTTGCAAA ACACATATTGGAGTCTCCCAGCTTTGAGTTGTTCTTCAAATTTGTTGAGCTACCTAATTTTGATGTTACCTCTGATGCATTTTCTACATTCAAG GATCTGCTCACTAAACATGCATCTGCAGTTTCTGAGTATCTGACTACTCACTACAACGAG TTTTTTGAGCAATATGAAAAGCTCTTGACATCGGTTAACTATGTGACTAGAAGGCAGTCTTTGAAG CTTCTGTCCGAATTTCTTTTGGAATCTCTAAATTCTCAAATAATGAAGAGATACATTGCCGAGGTTCGCCATTTAAAAGTCATGATGACCTTGTTGAAG GATTCAAGCAGAAACATCCTAATATCTGCCTTTCATGTTTTTAAGGTAATAAGCATATTATATTTTCTCACCAGCAATTTTCTCAAGTACTTAGTTTTCTTTGTAAACTCTGGCTTTTGGATTCCTTAA
- the LOC140979496 gene encoding uncharacterized protein isoform X1 encodes MALDSKTVAEVKALEKALEEVEKNTTAMKTMLSGDGEIEPSADQNFQLTVEICDEDIISLLFHKLPILGWETRKFLVHCWSILLKQKVDLTHCCVQYMENHLELLDFLIVCYDNKEIALNCGNMLRECINCPTLAKHILESPSFELFFKFVELPNFDVTSDAFSTFKDLLTKHASAVSEYLTTHYNEFFEQYEKLLTSVNYVTRRQSLKLLSEFLLESLNSQIMKRYIAEVRHLKVMMTLLKDSSRNILISAFHVFKVISILYFLTSNFLKYLVFFVNSGFWIP; translated from the exons GCTTTGGAGGAAGTTGAGAAGAACACGACTGCAATGAAAACTATGTTGTCAGGAGATGGAGAAATCGAACCAAGTgctgatcaaaattttcaactcaCAGTTGAAATCTGTGATGAAGATATTATTTCTCTTCTGTTCCACAAGTTACCAATTCTGGGATGGGAA ACCAGGAAATTTTTAGTCCACTGTTGGTCTATATTGCTTAAACAAAAGGTTGATTTAACACATTGTTGTGTGCAATACATGGAAAATCATTTGGAACTGCTTGACTTCCTCATTGTTTG CTATGACAACAAGGAAATTGCTCTGAACTGTGGGAATATGCTAAGGGAATGTATCAACTGTCCAACACTTGCAAA ACACATATTGGAGTCTCCCAGCTTTGAGTTGTTCTTCAAATTTGTTGAGCTACCTAATTTTGATGTTACCTCTGATGCATTTTCTACATTCAAG GATCTGCTCACTAAACATGCATCTGCAGTTTCTGAGTATCTGACTACTCACTACAACGAG TTTTTTGAGCAATATGAAAAGCTCTTGACATCGGTTAACTATGTGACTAGAAGGCAGTCTTTGAAG CTTCTGTCCGAATTTCTTTTGGAATCTCTAAATTCTCAAATAATGAAGAGATACATTGCCGAGGTTCGCCATTTAAAAGTCATGATGACCTTGTTGAAG GATTCAAGCAGAAACATCCTAATATCTGCCTTTCATGTTTTTAAGGTAATAAGCATATTATATTTTCTCACCAGCAATTTTCTCAAGTACTTAGTTTTCTTTGTAAACTCTGGCTTTTGGATTCCTTAA